The nucleotide window ACGGTGACGGCGCCGCGCGCCCATTCATCCGCGCCAAAGACCAGCGCAAAGCGGGCGCCGCTGGCGTCCGCCTTCTTGAACTGTGACTTCATGCTGCCCATGCCCTCGCCGGCCACCGTCGGCGCGTGCATTTGCACCGCCACGCCCAGAGCGCGCAGCTGCTGCAGGTGGGCCATGATCTGCGGCAGCTGCGCGGCGTCGGGCACGACGGCGTAGGCATCGGCCACAGCCTCGGGCGCGGCCACGCCCTGCTCCTTGAGCAGCTCCAGCACGCGCTCCACGCCGATGGCCCAGCCCACAGCCGGCGCCGGTTTGCCGCCGATCTGCTCGATCAGATAGTCGTAGCGGCCGCCGCCGCAGATGGTGCCCTGCGAGCCCAGCCGGTCGGTGACGAACTCGAACACCGTCAGGTTGTAGTAGTCCATGCCGCGCACCAGGCGCGGGTTCAGGCGCCAGGCGACGCCGTTGGCATCCAGGATGGCCTTCACGGCGTCGAAGTGCGCAAGCGAAGCTTCGCCCAGGAAGTCCATCAGCCGCGGCGCGCCCTCCACCATGGCCTGCATGGCGGGGTTCTTCGTGTCCAGGATGCGTAGCGGGTTGGTGTGCAGACGCCGGCGGGCGTCCTCGTCCAGCACGTCCTGGTGCTGCTCCAGATACTGGATCAGCGCGGCGCGGTGTGCGCGCCGCTCCTCGGGCTGACCCAGGCTGTTGAGTTCCAGGCGCACGTCGGAGAGGCCCAGCTCCTGCCACAGCGCGTGCGCCAGCAGGATCAGTTCGGCATCGGCGTGCGCGCCGGGAAAGCCCAGCGCCTCGGCGCCGATCTGATGGAATTGGCGGTAGCGCCCGCGCTGCGGTCGCTCGTGGCGGAACATGGGCCCCATGTAGTACAGGCGCTTGCCACCGTCATACAGCATGGAATGCTCGACCACGGCGCGCACCACGCCAGCCGTGGCCTCGGGGCGCAGGGTGAGCTGCTCGCCGTTCAGGCGGTCCTCGAACGAGTACATCTCCTTTTCGACGATGTCGGTCACCTCGCCCAGGCTGCGCACGAACAGCGGCGTGGGCTCGACGATGGGCGTGCGCACGTTGCGGTAGGCATGGCGCGCCATGAGCGAGCGCACGATGCCCTCCAGCCACTCCCAGCGCGCCGACTCCGGCGGCAGGATGTCGTTCATGCCCTTGATGGCGACCAGCTTCTGCATGGGTGGGATTTTTCCTGATTTCAAGCAAAAAAGGCCTTCAGCCGGCGTGAAACAACGGCTGTTAGCTATGATTTTTACAGCATACGGTTCAGCCGGGCGGCTGGGCCGGCTCTTGAGCGCCCCAGCGGCGCGCGACGTAGTCGTCGACGACGGTCTGGAAGTCTTCGGCGATGCGCTCGCCGCGCAGCGTCATGGCTTTCTCGCCATCGATGAAGACGGGCGCCGCCGGCGCCTCGCCCGTGCCGGGCAGGCTGATGCCGATGTCGGCGTGCTTGCTCTCGCCCGGCCCGTTGACGATGCAGCCCATGACGGCCACCTTCATCGCCTCCACCCCAGGGTAGCGCGCGCGCCACTGGGGCATTTGCGCGCGCAGGTAGTCGTCGATGCGCTTGGCCAGCTCCTGGAAGGTGGTGCTGGTGGTACGCCCACAGCCGGGGCAGGCCGTCACGCTGGGAACAAACGCGCGCAGGCCCAGGGCCTGCAGGATTTCGGAGGCAACCACCACTTCCTGCGTGCGCGCCTCGCCCGGCTGCGGCGTGAGCGAGACGCGGATGGTGTCGCCGATACCCTCCTGCAGCAAAATGGCCAGCGCCACGCTGGAGGCCACCGTGCCTTTCGTGCCCATGCCGGCCTCGGTCAGGCCCAGGTGCAGCGCGTAGTCGCAGCGGCGGCTGAGTTCGCGGTACACCGCGATCAGGTCCTGCACGCCGCTGACCTTGCACGACAGGATGATCTGCTCGCCCGCCAATCCCATGCTCTCGGCCATACGCGCGGAATCGATGGCCGAGGTGATCAAGGCTTCGTACATGACCTGGCGCGCATCCCACGGCTGGGTGCGGCGGCTGTTGGCGTCCATCAGGCTGGCCAACAACTCCTGGTCCAGGCTGCCCCAGTTCACGCCGATGCGCACGGCCTTGTCCCAGCGGACGGCCGCTTCGATCATCTGGCCGAACTGGCGGTCGCGCTTGTCGCCCTTGCCCACGTTGCCGGGGTTGATGCGGTACTTGGACAGCGCCTGCGCGCAGCCGGGGAACTCGCTCAAAAGGCGGTGGCCGTTGTAGTGGAAGTCGCCCACAAGCGGCACGTCCACGCCCATGCGGTCGAGCTGCTCGCGCACGTAGGGCACGGCCTGCGCCGCCTCGGGCGTGTTGACGGTGATGCGCACCATCTCCGAACCCGCCTGCGCCAATTCCTTGACCTGGATGGCGGTGGCGATGGCGTCCACCGTGTCGGTGTTGGTCATGGACTGGATGCGCACCGGCGCGTCGCCGCCCACCGTCACCACGCGGCTGCCCCAGACCACGCGCGCCTGGCGCGTGCGCCGGACGGCGGGCCTGCCCAGGGCGATGGCCTGCTCTGCGTTGGCCGCACTGATCATCATTTCACCTCGAAGCGCGCGACGTTGTCGCGCGCAAGCGCCTTCAAATCCAGGGCCTGGCCGCGCACGATGACTTCGGTGACGTCGGCCTTGCCAATGACCAGCGACCAGGGGCCCTGGCCCGGCACCGGCGCGCTCTCGCCGG belongs to Melaminivora suipulveris and includes:
- the hisS gene encoding histidine--tRNA ligase, giving the protein MQKLVAIKGMNDILPPESARWEWLEGIVRSLMARHAYRNVRTPIVEPTPLFVRSLGEVTDIVEKEMYSFEDRLNGEQLTLRPEATAGVVRAVVEHSMLYDGGKRLYYMGPMFRHERPQRGRYRQFHQIGAEALGFPGAHADAELILLAHALWQELGLSDVRLELNSLGQPEERRAHRAALIQYLEQHQDVLDEDARRRLHTNPLRILDTKNPAMQAMVEGAPRLMDFLGEASLAHFDAVKAILDANGVAWRLNPRLVRGMDYYNLTVFEFVTDRLGSQGTICGGGRYDYLIEQIGGKPAPAVGWAIGVERVLELLKEQGVAAPEAVADAYAVVPDAAQLPQIMAHLQQLRALGVAVQMHAPTVAGEGMGSMKSQFKKADASGARFALVFGADEWARGAVTVKPLREAGEQTERPLADLAQWAATLQSAR
- the ispG gene encoding flavodoxin-dependent (E)-4-hydroxy-3-methylbut-2-enyl-diphosphate synthase, with the protein product MISAANAEQAIALGRPAVRRTRQARVVWGSRVVTVGGDAPVRIQSMTNTDTVDAIATAIQVKELAQAGSEMVRITVNTPEAAQAVPYVREQLDRMGVDVPLVGDFHYNGHRLLSEFPGCAQALSKYRINPGNVGKGDKRDRQFGQMIEAAVRWDKAVRIGVNWGSLDQELLASLMDANSRRTQPWDARQVMYEALITSAIDSARMAESMGLAGEQIILSCKVSGVQDLIAVYRELSRRCDYALHLGLTEAGMGTKGTVASSVALAILLQEGIGDTIRVSLTPQPGEARTQEVVVASEILQALGLRAFVPSVTACPGCGRTTSTTFQELAKRIDDYLRAQMPQWRARYPGVEAMKVAVMGCIVNGPGESKHADIGISLPGTGEAPAAPVFIDGEKAMTLRGERIAEDFQTVVDDYVARRWGAQEPAQPPG